GATTGTGAGATTGTAAGTAGAGCTCTAGAAATTAAACTGGATGAAAATGATGTTATTTCTACACAATATATACTAGAAGTAAGCTCACCAGGTTTAGACAGACCATTAAAAAAGGAAAAAGATTTCAAAAGAAGTTTAGATAAAGCAGTAGAAGTAAAACTCTATAAAGCAATTAACAAACAAAAAGAAATTATAGGGATTTTAAAAGATTACAACGATGAAACCATTACTTTAGAACTTGAGAAAAGCGAAACGATGACAATTAATCGTTCAGACATTGCAATCATACGTTTGGCAATAATTTTCT
The genomic region above belongs to Natranaerovirga hydrolytica and contains:
- the rimP gene encoding ribosome maturation factor RimP; this translates as MSLKEKIEQETSNYLEPIMEEHHYELVDVEYIKEGSTWYLRVYIDKAEGINIDDCEIVSRALEIKLDENDVISTQYILEVSSPGLDRPLKKEKDFKRSLDKAVEVKLYKAINKQKEIIGILKDYNDETITLELEKSETMTINRSDIAIIRLAIIF